The Symphalangus syndactylus isolate Jambi chromosome 11, NHGRI_mSymSyn1-v2.1_pri, whole genome shotgun sequence genome contains a region encoding:
- the CDR2 gene encoding cerebellar degeneration-related protein 2: MLAENLVEEFEMKEDEPWYDHQDLQQDLQLAAELGKTLLDRNTELEDSLQQMYTTNQEQLQEIEYLTKQVELLRQMNEQHAKVYEQLDVTARELEETNQKLVADSKASQQKILSLTETIECLQTNIDHLQSQVEELKSSGRGRRSPGKCDQEKPAPSFACLKELYDLRQHFVYDHVFAEKITSLQSQPSPDEEENEHLKKTVTMLQAQLSLERQKRVTMEEEYGLVLKENSELEQQLGATGAYRARALELEAEVAEMRQMLQSEHPFVNGVEKLVPDSLLVPFKEPSQSLLEEMFLTMPEPHRKPLKRSSSETILSSLAGSDIVKGHEETCIRRAKAVKQRGISLLHEVDTQYSALKVKYEELLKKCQQEQDSLSHKAVQTSRAAAKDLTGVNAQSEPVASGWELTSVNPEPVSSPTTPPEYKALFKEIFSCIKKTKQEIDEQRTKYRSLSSHS, from the exons ATCTTCAACTTGCCGCTGAGCTTGGGAAGACATTACTGGATCGGAACACAGAGTTGGAGGACTCTCTTCAGCAGATGTATACGACCAATCAGGAGCAGTTACAGGAAATTGAG TATCTGACCAAGCAAGTGGAACTTCTACGGCAGATGAACGAACAACATGCAAAGGTTTATGAACAATTAGACGTCACAGCAAGGGAACTGGAAGAAACAAATCAAAAGCTAGTTGCTGACAGCAAGGCCTCACAGCAAAAGATTCTGAG CCTGACTGAAACGATTGAATGCCTGCAAACTAACATTGATCACCTCCAGAGCCAAGTGGAGGAGCTGAAGTCATCTGGCCGAGGGAGAAGGAGCCCGGGGAAGTGTGACCAGGAGAAACCGGCACCCAGCTTTGCATGTCTGAAGGAGCTGTATGACCTCCGCCA ACACTTCGTGTATGATCATGTGTTCGCTGAGAAGATCACTTCCTTGCAAAGTCAGCCAAGCCCTGATGAAGAGGAAAATGAGCACTTGAAAAAAACGGTGACAATGTTGCAGGCCCAGCTGAGCCTGGAGCGGCAGAAGCGGGTGACTATGGAGGAGGAATATGGGCTCGTGTTAAAGGAGAACAGTGAACTGGAGCAGCAGCTGGGGGCCACAGGTGCCTACCGAGCACGGGCGCTGGAACTAGAGGCCGAGGTGGCAGAGATGCGACAGATGTTGCAGTCAGAGCATCCATTTGTGAATGGAGTTGAGAAGCTGGTGCCAGACTCTCTGCTTGTTCCTTTCAAAGAGCCCAGCCAGAGCCTGCTGGAAGAGATGTTCCTGACTATGCCGGAACCACATAGAAAGCCTCTCAAGCGCAGCAGCAGTGAGACAATCCTCAGCAGCTTGGCAGGGAGTGACATCGTGAAGGGCCACGAGGAGACCTGCATCAGGAGGGCCAAGGCTGTGAAACAGAGGGGCATCTCTCTTCTGCACGAAGTGGACACCCAGTACAGCGCCCTGAAGGTGAAGTATGAAGAGCTGCTGAAGAAGTGCCAACAGGAACAGGACTCCCTGTCACACAAGGCTGTGCAGACCTCCAGGGCTGCGGCCAAAGACCTGACTGGAGTGAACGCCCAGTCTGAGCCTGTTGCCAGCGGCTGGGAACTGACCTCTGTCAACCCAGAGCCGGTCAGTTCCCCTACAACACCTCCAGAATACAAAGCGTTGTTTAAGGAGATCTTTAGTTGCATCAAGAAAACTAAGCAGGAAATAGATGAACAGAGAACAAAATACCGATCACTCTCCTCTCATTCTTAA